Proteins co-encoded in one Terriglobales bacterium genomic window:
- a CDS encoding glycosyl hydrolase family 28-related protein — protein sequence MRLLEHSRPRRRLFYFVLVSMLAAALVPAVRGTTDPATVLVSDVIYRADGTPASGTVVISWTAFVSPDSKPVAAGSMSLKIGTSGALSVALIPNEGATPAGTYYKVVLQLDDGTSSTEYWSVPATGPATIAAIRTKVVAGAAAGQSVSRQYVDSSLAAKADDVVVVHRSGDEPVAGVKTFAASPLVPTPTDSMAAVNKAYVDTAVASGSGNDFVRRSGDTMTGALTLAADPQSASQAANRHYVDLQVSGLTGTLGQKMNRQGDTPITLAEARYSTQFPSIQDAINDAGQTGSVVIPSNYGGADKFTNPNNIPVVDYRGGATAPSGVVNVKGFGAGGDGSSDDYAAIQAAINYACSKNPPPTVYFPSATYLISKPLRVSCAKFSMGGDGRYISTIQKSFGGGPAIFFASTTGTGANQYPPILTGPALATGAGSSMYLDGIAGHQALDLFEGNSTFEWFLKGKNNFTLDFYYKPEDLSASGTQGVIMEMAGASNWDNYHQTLQIGANPQGQVWGNFDIGGTLRTVVSSVGALANNNVYHVAFTYDGSSLRLFVNGVLQATTAATGAFTYTQHEVFNVGFGGQTNFPLAGATSSPAKGWIDSIRVSAGARWTANFTRPTAKFTYDGNTLILVNFDNNFDAFVGATYQGLGTVWLTNINPQFGSGPGDVYLHDLGFGGGIWAMWNVHSTIRNVYVTNATYPIYFMENGYESAIEDVEVFTGRACMSFAVAGPIEIRSPQLRACAYGLRAYGAALNVTNAWVEMNSLAWAGISLMGAGNGDGVWTFTNPVLSPEAGVGPQYQNAWEVSASDALSIVGGTTENYQAPFFTFHNGTNGVNVLGHEMHTSGDPAPPFVFQFGNSPAQPINVLLPKLVSSTGVNPALTDHPESVNQIKSSTVLAVGYSASPTFDASLATAFKMTLTGNVTSSTLSNAKNGDLLTFILCQDTAGGRTFAWPANMVGGAALNPAANQCTTQSFKYDGTNAQALSGTTPLNFPLTPNQVLSGTISGSKCVHTSSDGSQLVLTASDCGSGGGGGVTSVTASAPLTSTGGGAPNITMAKADATHDGYLSQSDWASFNAKQTVLGYTPENQANKGAANGYAGLDAASKVPAANLPSMPESQIMSLSTDLAAKETTVNKDVANGYAGLDASSKLKTSEFPATISSSTTGNAGTATAFATAPTKCSAGQATIGVDASGNAQGCFTASGGTWGSITGTLSNQADLLAALNLRALQSSLASVATSGDYGALINKPLIPNFNPVGATYGGHGDAVVKGNSLATTAGSTTVTWTGGTFKAGDVGKTIWIRDVCSADNAGWCRLATGYYNVFISTIASVTDANHAVLANAPQVSKPSPYWGMGFDDTAAINAAATAAAPTCGQVFLPGGTFFVGNTVNIPNCVALVGSGQGVSTIYKLPLATQSNVVQGASNGFYSNFTIDGNGNDQAAGTQEDCLNLSGTANTLQNTWVQNCTRDGYVAGGYQVFYNTESEHMGRFGYQFDSMYDAALIGIQGDRAGSACFHLKGMGQSGGTGINAYSSVYLIQSKMWWCGCTQPTYQSAENGIVNFGTNSQGVCPKYAQSNTANGPGYGYWIEASDGFSMSTIDAQDNWADGIFIDGSLALSASGVVADGNGKAASSYPSSGIKLHNLQNSYIAAQVFDFLETATGGLGFTTRYALDMSPGGNTNNDIHVGTIASTLVTGKVNGNATNSSNTIIVDTQYYAGTGQAMVADGCASFGSGRLGSTGTPCGSSTGLVDPGANGLVVRTSAGTDTARSLAAGSTKVTITNGDGSVGNPTIDINEANLSTVEKTANKDAANGYAGLDAGGKLKSTEFPASITSATTGNAATASALASAPTKCPAGQATIGIDASGNSQGCFTPAASGASTSSANTFTKQQTFSPDTDVPTIFNLPSGATGPVASFRVNGTEKGRINADGSYSSIGGVTGMRGAPAAPPTTSTGEGGLFFSNSNDRPCYAYNGGACNSLLDTTSSLDASKLANAVPASSLPKPTTSALGGVYLDADCVNGHVSGIDYTTGKLKCTADAGSGGGAGLGSANTFTAQNTFAPTTDVPTIFNLPSGAAGPIASFRLGGVEKGRINADGTYSVISGIPALRGIPGTPPTTGAGEVGLFGNGTGFCIAYNGGSCVAVATGTPLTNPMTTAGDLIVGGASGVASRLAVNASGTSQFLKSVSGATSLAAISLADLPALYYQTVRSNGTVQAQEPALNFGTEFTVADNSGSSRTDVSLNAIAESKVTNLVSDLAGKQAALGFTAENSANKDANSGYAGLDSGGKLKTTEFPALTGDVTSSAGGVATTIVNAAVNTTKSSTGMRTRVKNITSFAPAQNDLILALNEGVNITLTRVWCAVPTGSTSIAMNVEKRAESTVGTTGTAQLTGNVTCGTSGATGTLIASPAIAAHTPVLLTFPNAPTGSPAQLFVEIEYTVDTGQ from the coding sequence ATGAGACTGCTTGAGCATAGCCGCCCGCGGAGGCGGCTTTTCTATTTTGTGCTGGTGTCGATGCTGGCCGCTGCACTGGTGCCTGCGGTCAGAGGAACAACGGACCCGGCGACTGTACTGGTGAGTGATGTGATCTATCGAGCCGACGGAACTCCGGCGTCGGGGACGGTGGTGATCTCGTGGACTGCATTTGTCAGCCCCGATAGCAAGCCGGTAGCAGCGGGTTCGATGAGCTTGAAGATTGGAACTTCCGGAGCGCTGAGCGTGGCGCTGATTCCCAACGAGGGGGCGACGCCCGCGGGCACCTACTACAAGGTTGTTTTGCAACTGGATGATGGCACCAGCAGTACGGAGTACTGGAGCGTGCCGGCCACGGGACCGGCGACGATCGCGGCGATCCGGACCAAGGTCGTGGCGGGGGCGGCAGCGGGACAGAGCGTCTCCCGCCAGTACGTGGATTCGAGCCTGGCGGCGAAAGCCGATGATGTGGTGGTGGTGCATCGCAGTGGCGACGAACCGGTCGCGGGAGTGAAGACCTTCGCGGCGTCGCCGCTCGTTCCCACGCCCACCGATTCCATGGCGGCTGTGAATAAGGCTTACGTGGATACCGCGGTGGCCAGCGGCAGTGGCAATGACTTTGTCCGCCGTAGCGGCGACACCATGACGGGAGCTTTGACTTTGGCGGCGGATCCCCAGAGCGCAAGCCAGGCCGCCAATCGCCACTACGTTGATCTCCAGGTTTCTGGGTTGACTGGAACCCTGGGCCAGAAGATGAACCGGCAGGGGGATACGCCGATCACGCTGGCGGAGGCACGCTATTCGACGCAATTCCCTTCCATCCAGGATGCGATCAACGACGCCGGGCAGACAGGCTCGGTGGTGATTCCCTCGAACTATGGCGGCGCCGACAAGTTCACCAATCCCAACAATATTCCGGTGGTTGATTATCGCGGCGGAGCGACGGCCCCCTCTGGCGTTGTTAATGTGAAAGGATTCGGCGCCGGCGGAGATGGGAGTTCCGACGATTATGCGGCGATCCAGGCGGCGATCAACTACGCCTGCAGCAAGAATCCGCCGCCCACAGTCTATTTCCCCTCAGCCACATACCTGATCTCCAAGCCGCTGCGTGTGAGCTGCGCCAAGTTCAGCATGGGAGGAGATGGACGATACATCTCCACCATTCAAAAGAGCTTTGGTGGAGGCCCGGCCATCTTCTTCGCCAGTACCACTGGCACAGGTGCGAATCAATATCCGCCAATTCTGACCGGACCGGCGCTCGCCACAGGTGCCGGATCGTCGATGTACCTGGACGGAATTGCTGGCCACCAGGCACTGGATCTTTTCGAAGGCAATTCCACGTTCGAGTGGTTCCTGAAGGGAAAGAACAATTTCACCCTCGACTTCTATTACAAGCCCGAGGATCTGAGTGCGTCCGGCACCCAGGGCGTGATCATGGAAATGGCAGGCGCGTCGAACTGGGACAACTACCACCAGACATTGCAGATTGGGGCGAATCCACAGGGACAAGTCTGGGGGAACTTCGATATTGGTGGCACATTACGGACGGTGGTGTCGTCAGTAGGAGCGCTTGCCAATAACAACGTCTACCACGTTGCGTTCACCTACGATGGTTCGAGTCTGCGATTGTTCGTAAACGGGGTGTTGCAGGCGACCACGGCCGCCACCGGCGCTTTCACCTACACTCAACATGAAGTTTTCAACGTGGGATTTGGCGGGCAGACTAACTTTCCGCTGGCAGGCGCTACCTCATCTCCTGCGAAAGGATGGATCGATTCCATCCGCGTCTCTGCGGGCGCGCGCTGGACCGCGAACTTCACACGACCAACTGCCAAGTTCACCTATGACGGGAACACCCTGATCCTGGTCAACTTCGATAACAACTTTGATGCTTTTGTCGGCGCGACTTACCAGGGACTGGGAACGGTTTGGCTGACAAATATCAACCCACAATTCGGCAGTGGCCCTGGCGACGTTTACCTACACGATCTCGGCTTTGGTGGCGGGATATGGGCAATGTGGAACGTGCACTCGACTATACGCAACGTATACGTCACGAATGCCACCTATCCGATTTACTTCATGGAAAACGGATACGAGAGCGCCATTGAGGACGTCGAGGTGTTTACCGGCCGGGCATGCATGTCATTCGCGGTGGCCGGACCGATTGAGATCCGCTCGCCACAACTGCGCGCCTGTGCTTATGGACTTCGGGCGTACGGTGCAGCCCTGAACGTGACCAATGCCTGGGTGGAAATGAATTCGCTAGCCTGGGCGGGAATCTCACTGATGGGCGCCGGCAATGGGGACGGCGTCTGGACCTTCACCAACCCGGTGCTCAGCCCTGAAGCAGGAGTTGGACCTCAATATCAGAATGCATGGGAGGTAAGCGCCAGTGATGCGCTCTCCATCGTGGGCGGAACGACGGAGAACTATCAGGCGCCATTCTTCACGTTTCACAACGGCACCAATGGCGTGAACGTCCTCGGCCACGAGATGCACACCAGCGGAGACCCGGCGCCACCATTTGTCTTTCAATTCGGCAACTCGCCGGCACAGCCGATTAACGTGCTGCTTCCAAAGCTGGTGAGCAGCACGGGGGTAAACCCGGCGCTTACCGATCATCCAGAAAGCGTCAACCAAATCAAGTCGTCCACGGTGTTGGCGGTGGGCTACAGCGCCAGTCCCACGTTTGACGCTTCTCTGGCAACGGCATTCAAGATGACGCTGACCGGCAACGTTACATCTTCAACTCTCAGCAACGCCAAGAATGGAGATCTGCTGACGTTCATCCTCTGCCAGGACACCGCCGGAGGACGAACTTTTGCCTGGCCGGCGAACATGGTGGGAGGAGCGGCGCTGAATCCTGCCGCAAATCAGTGCACAACGCAGAGCTTCAAATACGACGGGACCAATGCGCAGGCACTTAGTGGAACGACTCCCCTGAATTTTCCGCTCACGCCCAATCAGGTGCTATCGGGAACGATCAGCGGCAGCAAGTGTGTGCACACGTCATCCGACGGAAGCCAGTTGGTGCTGACGGCTTCCGATTGCGGATCGGGCGGCGGCGGTGGAGTGACCAGTGTTACGGCTTCTGCGCCTTTGACGTCCACTGGCGGCGGCGCACCGAATATCACGATGGCGAAAGCGGATGCGACGCATGATGGCTATCTGTCGCAGTCAGATTGGGCATCGTTCAATGCCAAGCAGACGGTGCTGGGATACACGCCGGAAAATCAGGCAAACAAGGGAGCGGCGAATGGATATGCCGGGCTGGATGCCGCCAGCAAAGTGCCGGCGGCAAATCTTCCCAGCATGCCGGAGTCGCAGATCATGAGTCTGAGCACGGACCTGGCCGCGAAAGAAACTACTGTCAACAAGGATGTGGCGAACGGATACGCCGGCCTGGATGCCAGCAGCAAACTGAAAACGTCGGAGTTTCCGGCGACGATTTCGAGTTCCACCACTGGCAATGCGGGAACCGCGACAGCTTTTGCAACCGCTCCCACAAAGTGCTCGGCGGGCCAGGCGACCATCGGTGTAGATGCCAGCGGAAATGCTCAGGGGTGCTTTACAGCTTCTGGCGGTACATGGGGTTCCATCACCGGGACGCTTTCCAATCAGGCAGACCTACTCGCCGCGTTAAATCTGCGCGCATTGCAATCGTCGCTGGCGTCGGTTGCCACCTCCGGAGACTACGGCGCCCTGATTAACAAGCCGCTGATCCCCAACTTCAATCCAGTGGGCGCAACCTATGGCGGCCACGGCGATGCGGTCGTGAAAGGGAACAGTCTAGCGACGACCGCTGGCTCGACCACTGTCACCTGGACGGGCGGCACTTTTAAGGCCGGCGACGTTGGGAAGACCATCTGGATTCGCGACGTCTGCTCGGCAGATAACGCTGGCTGGTGCCGGCTGGCGACCGGCTATTACAACGTTTTCATTTCCACCATTGCGTCGGTTACGGACGCAAATCACGCCGTGCTGGCGAATGCGCCTCAGGTTTCCAAGCCATCGCCCTATTGGGGAATGGGATTCGACGACACGGCCGCAATCAACGCCGCTGCCACGGCCGCGGCGCCAACCTGCGGGCAGGTCTTTTTGCCTGGCGGAACGTTTTTCGTCGGCAACACCGTCAACATCCCGAATTGCGTGGCGCTGGTCGGCTCGGGCCAGGGCGTCTCGACGATCTACAAATTGCCGCTGGCGACCCAGAGCAATGTCGTGCAGGGCGCATCGAATGGCTTTTATTCAAACTTCACCATCGATGGGAACGGCAATGATCAAGCAGCAGGAACGCAGGAAGACTGCCTGAATCTCTCGGGAACGGCTAACACCCTGCAAAACACCTGGGTGCAGAACTGCACGCGCGATGGCTACGTGGCCGGCGGTTATCAGGTTTTCTACAACACCGAATCCGAGCACATGGGGCGATTTGGCTATCAGTTCGACTCCATGTACGACGCGGCGCTGATCGGTATTCAAGGCGATCGCGCCGGCTCTGCCTGTTTCCACCTGAAGGGCATGGGGCAGAGCGGGGGCACGGGAATCAATGCCTACTCCAGTGTCTATCTGATCCAGTCGAAGATGTGGTGGTGCGGCTGCACGCAGCCAACGTATCAGAGCGCAGAAAATGGGATCGTCAATTTCGGGACGAATTCGCAGGGCGTCTGCCCCAAGTACGCGCAATCGAACACAGCGAATGGCCCTGGTTACGGTTACTGGATTGAAGCCTCCGATGGCTTCTCCATGTCGACCATCGACGCGCAGGATAATTGGGCGGACGGCATCTTCATCGACGGCAGCTTGGCTCTGAGCGCCTCCGGCGTGGTGGCGGACGGCAATGGCAAAGCCGCCAGCAGCTATCCCTCCAGCGGGATCAAACTGCACAACCTGCAGAACTCGTATATCGCGGCGCAGGTTTTTGATTTCCTTGAAACAGCAACCGGGGGTCTGGGCTTTACAACGCGATACGCCCTTGACATGTCTCCGGGCGGGAACACGAACAACGACATTCACGTGGGCACGATTGCGTCGACACTCGTAACCGGCAAAGTCAACGGGAATGCGACCAACTCCTCGAACACCATCATTGTGGACACTCAGTACTACGCCGGTACCGGTCAGGCCATGGTCGCGGATGGCTGCGCGAGTTTCGGCAGCGGCCGTCTGGGCTCCACAGGAACGCCCTGTGGCTCTTCCACCGGATTGGTCGATCCCGGAGCTAACGGTCTTGTGGTGCGGACAAGTGCTGGTACAGACACAGCCCGTTCCCTGGCCGCGGGATCAACGAAGGTCACAATCACGAATGGCGATGGGAGTGTGGGAAATCCTACCATCGACATCAATGAAGCGAATCTCTCCACAGTTGAGAAGACTGCGAACAAAGACGCCGCCAACGGCTACGCCGGGCTGGATGCCGGCGGAAAGCTGAAGAGCACGGAATTTCCTGCCAGCATCACCAGCGCGACCACTGGAAATGCCGCAACCGCCAGTGCGCTGGCCAGCGCGCCAACCAAGTGCCCGGCCGGACAGGCGACCATTGGCATCGACGCCAGTGGCAATTCTCAGGGCTGTTTCACGCCGGCGGCCAGTGGGGCATCCACTTCCAGCGCGAACACCTTCACCAAACAGCAGACCTTCTCGCCGGATACAGATGTACCCACCATCTTCAACCTGCCTTCAGGAGCTACGGGTCCAGTTGCCAGTTTCCGAGTGAATGGAACTGAGAAGGGCAGGATCAATGCAGATGGATCTTATAGTTCCATAGGAGGAGTAACGGGGATGCGCGGCGCTCCAGCGGCTCCTCCAACTACGAGCACAGGTGAGGGCGGGCTGTTCTTCAGCAACAGCAATGATCGTCCCTGCTACGCCTACAACGGCGGCGCCTGCAATTCCTTGCTCGACACCACCAGCTCGCTGGACGCAAGCAAGCTTGCAAACGCCGTGCCGGCGAGCAGCCTGCCCAAGCCGACAACCTCAGCGCTGGGCGGCGTGTACCTCGATGCTGACTGCGTGAATGGTCATGTCAGCGGCATTGATTACACGACTGGCAAGCTCAAATGCACAGCTGATGCCGGTTCCGGCGGGGGCGCCGGCCTGGGCTCCGCGAACACCTTTACGGCCCAGAATACTTTCGCTCCGACGACCGACGTTCCGACAATCTTCAATTTACCTTCAGGGGCTGCGGGGCCAATCGCCAGCTTTCGTCTGGGCGGGGTTGAGAAGGGAAGGATCAACGCTGACGGGACCTACTCAGTTATAAGCGGGATCCCCGCCCTGCGCGGAATTCCGGGTACTCCGCCGACCACTGGCGCGGGAGAAGTGGGACTCTTCGGCAACGGGACTGGCTTCTGCATTGCCTACAACGGCGGAAGCTGCGTTGCGGTGGCCACCGGCACGCCACTCACCAATCCCATGACGACTGCTGGCGACCTGATCGTCGGTGGTGCCTCGGGCGTGGCTTCGCGTCTTGCTGTGAACGCCAGCGGGACCTCGCAATTCCTGAAGAGTGTGAGCGGCGCGACCAGTCTTGCGGCGATTAGTCTTGCCGATCTGCCTGCACTCTACTATCAGACTGTCCGCTCCAACGGCACGGTGCAGGCGCAGGAACCGGCACTCAACTTCGGAACGGAGTTTACGGTTGCCGATAACTCGGGTTCTTCGCGCACCGACGTTTCGCTGAATGCCATCGCCGAGTCGAAGGTCACCAACCTGGTCAGCGATCTGGCAGGCAAGCAGGCCGCGCTGGGCTTCACTGCGGAAAATTCTGCCAATAAGGATGCCAACTCCGGCTATGCCGGCCTCGACTCCGGCGGAAAACTGAAAACCACGGAATTCCCGGCGCTCACCGGCGACGTTACCAGTTCGGCCGGCGGCGTGGCCACCACTATCGTGAATGCCGCGGTGAATACCACCAAGTCATCTACTGGAATGCGCACGCGGGTGAAGAACATCACCAGCTTTGCGCCCGCGCAGAACGATCTCATCCTCGCACTGAATGAAGGCGTGAACATTACGCTGACGCGCGTGTGGTGCGCGGTGCCGACCGGATCGACCTCGATCGCGATGAATGTCGAGAAACGGGCCGAGTCCACGGTCGGCACTACGGGCACGGCGCAGCTCACTGGCAACGTCACCTGCGGAACGTCCGGCGCGACCGGAACGCTGATCGCGTCCCCTGCGATCGCCGCGCATACGCCGGTGTTGCTGACATTCCCGAACGCGCCCACCGGTTCGCCGGCTCAGCTTTTTGTCGAGATCGAATACACGGTGGACACAGGACAATGA